The Phoenix dactylifera cultivar Barhee BC4 chromosome 15, palm_55x_up_171113_PBpolish2nd_filt_p, whole genome shotgun sequence genome contains a region encoding:
- the LOC103705809 gene encoding calmodulin-like isoform X2, giving the protein MAQHLTEEQIAEFKALFGLFDKDGDGCITTKELSIVMRSLGQNPTEAELQDMINEVDADQNGAIDFPEFLNLMACKMKLRNVLTNLGEKLTDEEANEMIREADIDGDGQVNYEEFVIMMLAR; this is encoded by the exons ATGGCGCAGCATCTGACGGAGGAGCAGATCGCGGAGTTCAAGGCGCTCTTCGGCCTCTTCGACAAGGACGGAGACG GCTGCATAACTACCAAAGAACTGAGCATTGTGATGAGATCCTTGGGACAGAATCCAACTGAAGCTGAACTGCAGGAtatgatcaatgaagttgatgCTGATCAAAATGGAGCCATTGATTTTCCTGAGTTTTTGAATTTGATGGCATGCAAAATGAAA CTCCGTAATGTGTTGACAAACCTTGGAGAGAAGCTGACAGATGAGGAAGCTAACGAGATGATACGAGAAGCGGATATTGATGGTGACGGGCAAGTGAACTACGAGGAGTTTGTGATAATGATGTTGGCCAGGTGA
- the LOC103705809 gene encoding calmodulin-like isoform X1: MAQHLTEEQIAEFKALFGLFDKDGDGCITTKELSIVMRSLGQNPTEAELQDMINEVDADQNGAIDFPEFLNLMACKMKNTDSEEELKEAFKVFDKDRNGFISATDLRNVLTNLGEKLTDEEANEMIREADIDGDGQVNYEEFVIMMLAR; this comes from the exons ATGGCGCAGCATCTGACGGAGGAGCAGATCGCGGAGTTCAAGGCGCTCTTCGGCCTCTTCGACAAGGACGGAGACG GCTGCATAACTACCAAAGAACTGAGCATTGTGATGAGATCCTTGGGACAGAATCCAACTGAAGCTGAACTGCAGGAtatgatcaatgaagttgatgCTGATCAAAATGGAGCCATTGATTTTCCTGAGTTTTTGAATTTGATGGCATGCAAAATGAAA AACACTGATTCTGAGGAAGAACTGAAGGAAGCATTCAAAGTGTTTGACAAGGATCGGAACGGTTTTATATCTGCTACAGAT CTCCGTAATGTGTTGACAAACCTTGGAGAGAAGCTGACAGATGAGGAAGCTAACGAGATGATACGAGAAGCGGATATTGATGGTGACGGGCAAGTGAACTACGAGGAGTTTGTGATAATGATGTTGGCCAGGTGA
- the LOC103705867 gene encoding uncharacterized protein LOC103705867: MDLKKKERKPSPPFFRRRKPSPSIARPPFVFCGAVHAARPSAVLPLPWPDPAEDAAAAGLQVALPEAAFAKISVSVGDLAALPPVLDADALRRAERLALRVGESRFNFMQSFCGVDGRYFGSVVQEISGEGQEGPELSQGFRIVRRAGPERSMYPHSLF; encoded by the exons ATGGATCTG aagaagaaagaaagaaaaccctCGCCGCCGTTCTTCCGCCGGAGAAAGCCCTCGCCGTCTATAGCCAGGCCGCCCTTCGTCTTCTGCGGCGCCGTCCACGCCGCCCGCCCGTCCGccgtcctccccctcccctggcCCGACCCCGCCGAagacgccgccgccgccggcctccAGGTGGCGCTCCCCGAGGCGGCGTTCGCCAAGATCAGTGTCTCGGTGGGGGATCTGGCGGCGCTGCCGCCTGTGCTCGACGCCGATGCCCTGCGGCGGGCGGAGCGGCTCGCGCTCCGGGTAGGGGAGAGCCGCTTCAATTTTATGCAGTCGTTCTGCGGGGTTGATGGGAGATATTTTGGATCGgtggttcaagaaatttcagGAGAAGGCCAAGAAGGACCCGAGTTATCTCAAGGGTTTCGCATTGTGAGGCGAGCAGGGCCGGAAAG GTCAATGTATCCACACTCACTTTTCTAA
- the LOC103705868 gene encoding cyclin-J18-like isoform X1 → MEMDMSSSSLAAIPSTLRYRLLEFLLHASSQLQCPPIVKYTALSFFADRFLPSLRRRKAMLLDGRDGVSWLLDPPRESNLQLFALISLWISSKMHDSRPLSVKSMKALGDDLITDQHFMARDYAEAELVFMEAFGFEIGASNIVFVFLEDLLIQFRELSMLGELLRSDVCMEIMDLLYETEDMSMLFSSPCSLAASILVTAYTISIPKQRWEFPLLPWVKFVTSYDEDDIRRIVSCILGHVLKPEITE, encoded by the exons ATGGAGATGGATATGTCGTCGTCCTCCTTGGCCGCCATCCCTTCAACCTTGCGTTATCGTTTGCTGGAGTTCCTCCTCCACGCCTCTTCG CAACTCCAATGCCCCCCAATCGTCAAGTACACGGCTCTCTCCTTCTTCGCCGATCGATTCCTCCCTTCTCTCCGCAG AAGGAAGGCGATGTTGCTCGATGGGAGGGACGGAGTGAGCTGGCTCTTGGATCCACCAAGGGAGAGCAATTTGCAGCTCTTTGCCCTCATTTCCTTATGGATTTCTAGTAAA ATGCATGATTCTCGTCCCCTGTCTGTGAAGAGCATGAAGGCTTTGGGAGACGACCTCATCACCGATCAGCATTTCATGGCTCGGGATTACGCTGAAGCT GAATTGGTCTTTATGGAG GCATTTGGATTTGAGATTGGAGCTTCAAACATTGTATTCGTCTTCCTTGAGGATCTTCTCATTCAGTTCAG GGAATTGTCAATGTTAGGGGAGCTATTGAGGTCTGATGTGTGCATGGAAATCATGGATCTCCTCTATGAGACAGAAGACATGTCAATGCTCTTCAGCTCCCCCTGTTCTCTTGCAGCATCTATCCTT GTGACTGCATATACTATTTCAATCCCAAAGCAACGATGGGAATTTCCACTTCTACCTTGGG TGAAATTTGTTACTTCCTATGATGAAGATGACATCAGAAGGATTGTATCATGCATTCTTGGACATGTGCTGAAGCCTGAGATAACAGAGTAG
- the LOC103705868 gene encoding cyclin-J18-like isoform X3 encodes MEMDMSSSSLAAIPSTLRYRLLEFLLHASSQLQCPPIVKYTALSFFADRFLPSLRRRKAMLLDGRDGVSWLLDPPRESNLQLFALISLWISSKSMKALGDDLITDQHFMARDYAEAELVFMEAFGFEIGASNIVFVFLEDLLIQFRELSMLGELLRSDVCMEIMDLLYETEDMSMLFSSPCSLAASILVTAYTISIPKQRWEFPLLPWVKFVTSYDEDDIRRIVSCILGHVLKPEITE; translated from the exons ATGGAGATGGATATGTCGTCGTCCTCCTTGGCCGCCATCCCTTCAACCTTGCGTTATCGTTTGCTGGAGTTCCTCCTCCACGCCTCTTCG CAACTCCAATGCCCCCCAATCGTCAAGTACACGGCTCTCTCCTTCTTCGCCGATCGATTCCTCCCTTCTCTCCGCAG AAGGAAGGCGATGTTGCTCGATGGGAGGGACGGAGTGAGCTGGCTCTTGGATCCACCAAGGGAGAGCAATTTGCAGCTCTTTGCCCTCATTTCCTTATGGATTTCTAGTAAA AGCATGAAGGCTTTGGGAGACGACCTCATCACCGATCAGCATTTCATGGCTCGGGATTACGCTGAAGCT GAATTGGTCTTTATGGAG GCATTTGGATTTGAGATTGGAGCTTCAAACATTGTATTCGTCTTCCTTGAGGATCTTCTCATTCAGTTCAG GGAATTGTCAATGTTAGGGGAGCTATTGAGGTCTGATGTGTGCATGGAAATCATGGATCTCCTCTATGAGACAGAAGACATGTCAATGCTCTTCAGCTCCCCCTGTTCTCTTGCAGCATCTATCCTT GTGACTGCATATACTATTTCAATCCCAAAGCAACGATGGGAATTTCCACTTCTACCTTGGG TGAAATTTGTTACTTCCTATGATGAAGATGACATCAGAAGGATTGTATCATGCATTCTTGGACATGTGCTGAAGCCTGAGATAACAGAGTAG
- the LOC103705868 gene encoding cyclin-J18-like isoform X2 encodes MEMDMSSSSLAAIPSTLRYRLLEFLLHASSQLQCPPIVKYTALSFFADRFLPSLRRRKAMLLDGRDGVSWLLDPPRESNLQLFALISLWISSKMHDSRPLSVKSMKALGDDLITDQHFMARDYAEAAFGFEIGASNIVFVFLEDLLIQFRELSMLGELLRSDVCMEIMDLLYETEDMSMLFSSPCSLAASILVTAYTISIPKQRWEFPLLPWVKFVTSYDEDDIRRIVSCILGHVLKPEITE; translated from the exons ATGGAGATGGATATGTCGTCGTCCTCCTTGGCCGCCATCCCTTCAACCTTGCGTTATCGTTTGCTGGAGTTCCTCCTCCACGCCTCTTCG CAACTCCAATGCCCCCCAATCGTCAAGTACACGGCTCTCTCCTTCTTCGCCGATCGATTCCTCCCTTCTCTCCGCAG AAGGAAGGCGATGTTGCTCGATGGGAGGGACGGAGTGAGCTGGCTCTTGGATCCACCAAGGGAGAGCAATTTGCAGCTCTTTGCCCTCATTTCCTTATGGATTTCTAGTAAA ATGCATGATTCTCGTCCCCTGTCTGTGAAGAGCATGAAGGCTTTGGGAGACGACCTCATCACCGATCAGCATTTCATGGCTCGGGATTACGCTGAAGCT GCATTTGGATTTGAGATTGGAGCTTCAAACATTGTATTCGTCTTCCTTGAGGATCTTCTCATTCAGTTCAG GGAATTGTCAATGTTAGGGGAGCTATTGAGGTCTGATGTGTGCATGGAAATCATGGATCTCCTCTATGAGACAGAAGACATGTCAATGCTCTTCAGCTCCCCCTGTTCTCTTGCAGCATCTATCCTT GTGACTGCATATACTATTTCAATCCCAAAGCAACGATGGGAATTTCCACTTCTACCTTGGG TGAAATTTGTTACTTCCTATGATGAAGATGACATCAGAAGGATTGTATCATGCATTCTTGGACATGTGCTGAAGCCTGAGATAACAGAGTAG
- the LOC103705810 gene encoding putative 3,4-dihydroxy-2-butanone kinase isoform X2 produces MASHRLRLYCVLMSQAQLTIRLQLYLNYTGDRLNFGLAAEQAKSEGYKVEMVIVGDDCALPPPRGVAGRRGLAGTVLVSKVAGAAADSGLSLADVAIEAKRASEMVGTMGVALSVCTLPGQVTSDRLGPGLMELGLGIHGEPGAAVADLQPVDVVVSHVLKQILSKEIQYVPITRGSRVVLMINGLGATTIMELMIAAQKAVPELQLEHGLAVDRVYTGSFMTSLDMAGFSITVMKSDPTILQHLDAPTKAPYWSVGAEGDRPPAKIPVPVPPSCSSRSNEMITQPQELSEQGCILEAAIQAAANEIINLRDKLNEWDTKVGDGDCGTTMYRGATAVLEDMKKCYPLNDAAETVNEIGASIRRVMGGTSGILYDIFCKAAYTSLKGSPIISSKQWASALEASIAAVSKYGGASAGYRTMLDAFIPALTVLKEKLEAGDDPLTAFLLSSEAAMNGAESTKDMHAQAGWSTYIAADLLSLVPDPGAMAAAAWYRAAALAVKNKLQPSQS; encoded by the exons ATGGCTTCCCACAG ATTAAGGTTGTATTGCGTGCTGATGTCTCAGGCACAACTAACGATAAGGTTGCAGTTATATCTG AATTATACAGGCGATCGACTTAATTTTGGTCTGGCAGCGGAGCAGGCTAAATCTGAAGGCTATAAAGTAGAG ATGGTTATTGTTGGAGATGACTGTGCCCTTCCACCACCTAGAGGTGTAGCTGGGAGAAGAGGTTTGGCTGGGACCGTTCTTGTTAGcaag GTTGCTGGGGCAGCTGCAGATTCTGGTCTGTCCCTTGCTGATGTTGCTATAGAGGCAAAGCGTGCGTCTGAAATGGTGGGAACAATGGGAGTTGCCTTGTCAGTATGTACACTGCCTGGCCAGGTCACATCTGATCGTTTAGGTCCAGGGCTGATGGAGCTTGGCCTTGGAATT CATGGGGAGCCTGGGGCTGCAGTTGCTGACCTCCAGCCTGTTGATGTTGTGGTATCTCATGTTCTTAAGCAGATACTGTCAAAG GAAATTCAGTACGTTCCTATCACCAGGGGAAGCAGAGTGGTTCTAATGATTAATGG aTTAGGTGCCACTACCATAATGGAGCTGATGATTGCAGCGCAAAAGGCAGTTCCAGAGCTACAACTGGAGCATGGACTGGCTGTTGACAGGGTTTATACTGGATCTTTTATGACTTCTCTCGATATGGCAG GTTTCTCCATAACTGTTATGAAGTCAGATCCCACAATTTTGCAGCATCTGGATGCCCCAACTAAAGCTCCATATTGGTCTGTTGGTGCCGAAG GTGATCGCCCACCAGCTAAAATTCCTGTTCCAGTGCCACCATCCTGTTCATCGAGGAGTAATGAG ATGATCACTCAACCACAAGAGCTAAGTGAACAAGGCTGCATTCTGGAGGCTGCTATTCAAGCAGCTGCAAATGAAATAATTAATCTTCGGGACAAGTTAAATGAGTGGGATACTAAAGTGGGCGATGGTGATTGTGGAACTACT ATGTATAGAGGTGCTACGGCTGTTCTTGAAGACATGAAGAAGTG TTACCCTCTGAATGATGCTGCAGAAACTGTCAATGAGATTGGGGCCTCAATCCGAAGGGTGATGGGTGGAACGAGTGGGATTTT GTATGACATATTCTGCAAGGCTGCATACACAAGCTTGAAGGGAAGCCCAATTATCTCATCAAAACAAT GGGCCAGTGCTTTGGAGGCATCAATTGCTGCAGTTAGCAAATATGGGGGTGCAAGTGCAGGCTATCGCACAATGTTGGATGCTTTTATTCCAGCATTAACTGTTCTAAAAGAG AAGCTGGAAGCTGGGGATGATCCTCTGACAGCCTTTCTCCTGTCATCTGAAGCAGCCATGAATGGGGCAGAGTCAACAAAAGATATGCATGCACAA GCTGGCTGGTCCACTTACATAGCTGCTGATCTCCTATCTTTAGTTCCTGATCCTGGAGCAATGGCGGCAGCAGCATGGTATAGAGCAGCAGCGCTTGCCGTCAAGAATAAGCTGCAACCGTCACAGAGCTAA
- the LOC103705810 gene encoding putative 3,4-dihydroxy-2-butanone kinase isoform X1 has product MSYRGKKLINDPNDVVTEFIEGLVETYPGLQYLDGFPQIKVVLRADVSGTTNDKVAVISGGGSGHEPAHSGYVGAGMLTAAICGDVFTSPPVDSILAGIRAVTGPKGCLLIVMNYTGDRLNFGLAAEQAKSEGYKVEMVIVGDDCALPPPRGVAGRRGLAGTVLVSKVAGAAADSGLSLADVAIEAKRASEMVGTMGVALSVCTLPGQVTSDRLGPGLMELGLGIHGEPGAAVADLQPVDVVVSHVLKQILSKEIQYVPITRGSRVVLMINGLGATTIMELMIAAQKAVPELQLEHGLAVDRVYTGSFMTSLDMAGFSITVMKSDPTILQHLDAPTKAPYWSVGAEGDRPPAKIPVPVPPSCSSRSNEMITQPQELSEQGCILEAAIQAAANEIINLRDKLNEWDTKVGDGDCGTTMYRGATAVLEDMKKCYPLNDAAETVNEIGASIRRVMGGTSGILYDIFCKAAYTSLKGSPIISSKQWASALEASIAAVSKYGGASAGYRTMLDAFIPALTVLKEKLEAGDDPLTAFLLSSEAAMNGAESTKDMHAQAGWSTYIAADLLSLVPDPGAMAAAAWYRAAALAVKNKLQPSQS; this is encoded by the exons ATGTGGTGACTGAGTTCATTGAAGGCCTTGTTGAAACTTATCCTGGTTTGCAGTACTTGGATGGCTTCCCACAG ATTAAGGTTGTATTGCGTGCTGATGTCTCAGGCACAACTAACGATAAGGTTGCAGTTATATCTG GGGGTGGAAGTGGCCATGAACCTGCTCACTCTGGATATGTTGGGGCAGGGATGCTGACAGCAGCCATTTGTGGGGATGTTTTCACTTCTCCACCTGTTGATTCTATCTTAGCT GGCATTCGAGCTGTCACAGGTCCTAAAGGATGCCTTCTAATAGTCATG AATTATACAGGCGATCGACTTAATTTTGGTCTGGCAGCGGAGCAGGCTAAATCTGAAGGCTATAAAGTAGAG ATGGTTATTGTTGGAGATGACTGTGCCCTTCCACCACCTAGAGGTGTAGCTGGGAGAAGAGGTTTGGCTGGGACCGTTCTTGTTAGcaag GTTGCTGGGGCAGCTGCAGATTCTGGTCTGTCCCTTGCTGATGTTGCTATAGAGGCAAAGCGTGCGTCTGAAATGGTGGGAACAATGGGAGTTGCCTTGTCAGTATGTACACTGCCTGGCCAGGTCACATCTGATCGTTTAGGTCCAGGGCTGATGGAGCTTGGCCTTGGAATT CATGGGGAGCCTGGGGCTGCAGTTGCTGACCTCCAGCCTGTTGATGTTGTGGTATCTCATGTTCTTAAGCAGATACTGTCAAAG GAAATTCAGTACGTTCCTATCACCAGGGGAAGCAGAGTGGTTCTAATGATTAATGG aTTAGGTGCCACTACCATAATGGAGCTGATGATTGCAGCGCAAAAGGCAGTTCCAGAGCTACAACTGGAGCATGGACTGGCTGTTGACAGGGTTTATACTGGATCTTTTATGACTTCTCTCGATATGGCAG GTTTCTCCATAACTGTTATGAAGTCAGATCCCACAATTTTGCAGCATCTGGATGCCCCAACTAAAGCTCCATATTGGTCTGTTGGTGCCGAAG GTGATCGCCCACCAGCTAAAATTCCTGTTCCAGTGCCACCATCCTGTTCATCGAGGAGTAATGAG ATGATCACTCAACCACAAGAGCTAAGTGAACAAGGCTGCATTCTGGAGGCTGCTATTCAAGCAGCTGCAAATGAAATAATTAATCTTCGGGACAAGTTAAATGAGTGGGATACTAAAGTGGGCGATGGTGATTGTGGAACTACT ATGTATAGAGGTGCTACGGCTGTTCTTGAAGACATGAAGAAGTG TTACCCTCTGAATGATGCTGCAGAAACTGTCAATGAGATTGGGGCCTCAATCCGAAGGGTGATGGGTGGAACGAGTGGGATTTT GTATGACATATTCTGCAAGGCTGCATACACAAGCTTGAAGGGAAGCCCAATTATCTCATCAAAACAAT GGGCCAGTGCTTTGGAGGCATCAATTGCTGCAGTTAGCAAATATGGGGGTGCAAGTGCAGGCTATCGCACAATGTTGGATGCTTTTATTCCAGCATTAACTGTTCTAAAAGAG AAGCTGGAAGCTGGGGATGATCCTCTGACAGCCTTTCTCCTGTCATCTGAAGCAGCCATGAATGGGGCAGAGTCAACAAAAGATATGCATGCACAA GCTGGCTGGTCCACTTACATAGCTGCTGATCTCCTATCTTTAGTTCCTGATCCTGGAGCAATGGCGGCAGCAGCATGGTATAGAGCAGCAGCGCTTGCCGTCAAGAATAAGCTGCAACCGTCACAGAGCTAA